A genomic window from Streptomyces mirabilis includes:
- a CDS encoding alpha/beta fold hydrolase — protein sequence MAPFLAYEDKGSGADAAALPLVLIHGHPFDHTMWTPQIAAFSSRRRVIAPDLRGYGASPVIPGVTPLATFAEDIAALLDHLGVDRFILAGLSMGGQIAMECYRLFPERIRGLVLADTFPSAETPEGRKARAAMADRLLREGMTGYADEVLHKMVAPYADAEVAAHVHRMMTATPPEGAAAALRGRAERPDYRDLLTRVTVPALVVVGADDEYTPVPDAEAMHAALPHSTLSVIAAAAHLPNLERPEEFNAALADFLDGLDA from the coding sequence ATGGCACCCTTCCTCGCATACGAGGACAAAGGGAGCGGCGCCGATGCCGCGGCGCTCCCTCTCGTCCTGATCCACGGCCACCCCTTCGACCACACGATGTGGACCCCTCAGATCGCCGCGTTCTCCTCGCGACGGCGAGTGATCGCCCCGGATCTGCGCGGCTACGGCGCGTCTCCGGTGATCCCCGGCGTCACGCCCCTCGCCACCTTCGCCGAGGACATCGCGGCACTGCTGGACCACCTCGGGGTGGACCGGTTCATCCTCGCCGGACTCTCCATGGGCGGCCAGATCGCGATGGAGTGCTACCGGCTGTTCCCGGAGCGGATCCGGGGGCTGGTGCTGGCCGACACGTTCCCGTCGGCCGAGACACCGGAAGGCAGGAAGGCGCGCGCCGCGATGGCGGACCGCCTGCTGCGCGAGGGCATGACGGGCTACGCCGACGAGGTGCTGCACAAGATGGTCGCGCCGTACGCGGACGCCGAGGTCGCGGCGCACGTGCACCGCATGATGACCGCCACGCCGCCCGAGGGCGCGGCGGCCGCCCTGCGCGGACGGGCCGAGCGCCCCGACTACCGCGACCTGCTGACCCGCGTCACCGTCCCGGCCCTCGTCGTCGTCGGCGCCGACGACGAGTACACCCCGGTCCCGGACGCCGAGGCGATGCACGCGGCGCTGCCGCACTCGACGCTCAGCGTGATCGCCGCGGCGGCCCATCTGCCGAACCTGGAGCGACCGGAGGAGTTCAACGCGGCGCTGGCGGACTTCCTGGACGGACTCGACGCCTGA
- a CDS encoding NAD(P)-dependent oxidoreductase, which yields MKVVLFGATGMIGSRIATEASARGHQVLAVSRSGQSPVPGVTATAADASDTAKATELVAGADVVVSACVPPRDGTDPRGPFLALNTALVEAARAAGVRRLVIVGGAGSLEVAPGQAVVDQPGFPEAVLAEARAHSDVLDFYRTVDDLDWTYISPAADIAPGARTGAFRLGGDRLLTDDHGNSRISAEDYAVALVDELETPAHPRARMSVAY from the coding sequence ATGAAGGTCGTACTCTTCGGCGCCACCGGAATGATCGGCAGCCGCATCGCAACGGAGGCATCGGCGCGCGGGCACCAGGTCCTGGCGGTGAGCCGCTCCGGGCAGTCGCCGGTCCCCGGGGTCACGGCGACCGCCGCGGACGCCTCGGACACGGCGAAGGCGACCGAGCTGGTGGCGGGCGCGGACGTGGTGGTCTCGGCCTGCGTACCGCCGAGAGACGGGACGGATCCCCGGGGGCCGTTTCTGGCGCTGAACACGGCGCTGGTGGAGGCCGCCCGGGCGGCCGGGGTGCGACGGCTGGTGATCGTGGGCGGGGCGGGCAGTCTGGAGGTCGCGCCCGGACAGGCGGTCGTGGACCAGCCCGGCTTCCCGGAGGCCGTTCTGGCGGAGGCGCGCGCCCACAGCGACGTCCTCGACTTCTACCGCACGGTCGACGACCTCGACTGGACGTACATCTCGCCCGCCGCCGACATCGCCCCCGGCGCCCGCACCGGCGCCTTCCGCCTGGGCGGCGACCGGCTGCTCACCGACGACCACGGCAACAGCAGGATCAGCGCCGAGGACTACGCCGTCGCCCTCGTCGACGAGCTGGAGACGCCCGCCCACCCGCGCGCCCGGATGTCGGTGGCGTACTGA
- a CDS encoding PP2C family protein-serine/threonine phosphatase — translation MLRLHGHSVAWVPPLLLLIAIGLADWNTSGEFRIITWIVVVPGIAAAICGVWTTAVFACLAVVTYVEVDASWEHQYQTGLPDFILVSVGGVLAVLACAVRVRGERRMLHMMDVAETTRRTVLRPMPPGWGGLEHAAVYLAADSEARVGGDFYDIQPGPRGTRLLLGDVQGKGLGAVEAAAALLGTFREAAYHEPLLRTVADRLEVRMSRHVGYRKAVGRDDHDRFATAVLVGFPDDTRDTVEFVNFGHEPPLVVAPGGVRTLPPGHGLPLGLAGLTSDRPLVRTAVLVPGETLLLVTDGVTEARDADGAFFPLLDRVTRALTEDARTVEPQRLVELVRDGTLRHCGGRLADDTTIFAVRRPGDPRPVLSPNVVPEGTGGGTTQP, via the coding sequence ATGCTGCGGCTGCACGGCCACAGTGTCGCCTGGGTGCCGCCGCTGCTCCTGCTCATCGCCATCGGACTGGCCGACTGGAACACCTCCGGCGAGTTCCGGATCATCACCTGGATCGTCGTCGTCCCCGGCATCGCGGCGGCGATCTGCGGGGTGTGGACCACGGCGGTCTTCGCCTGCCTGGCGGTCGTCACCTACGTCGAGGTGGACGCGTCCTGGGAGCACCAGTACCAGACCGGCCTTCCCGACTTCATCCTCGTCAGCGTGGGCGGCGTCCTCGCGGTCCTGGCCTGTGCGGTGCGGGTCCGCGGCGAGCGGCGCATGCTGCACATGATGGACGTCGCCGAGACCACCCGGCGCACGGTGCTGCGCCCGATGCCGCCGGGCTGGGGCGGCCTCGAACACGCGGCCGTGTACCTCGCCGCCGACAGCGAGGCCCGGGTCGGCGGGGACTTCTACGACATCCAGCCGGGCCCCCGCGGCACCCGGCTGCTCCTCGGCGACGTGCAGGGCAAGGGGCTGGGCGCGGTGGAGGCGGCGGCCGCGCTGCTCGGCACGTTCCGCGAGGCGGCCTACCACGAACCCCTCCTGCGGACGGTCGCCGACCGGCTGGAGGTGCGGATGAGCCGGCACGTCGGCTACCGCAAGGCGGTCGGCCGCGACGACCACGACCGCTTCGCCACCGCCGTCCTGGTGGGCTTCCCCGACGACACCCGGGACACCGTCGAGTTCGTCAACTTCGGCCACGAGCCGCCCCTCGTGGTCGCGCCCGGCGGCGTACGTACCCTGCCGCCGGGCCACGGACTTCCGCTGGGTCTGGCCGGGCTGACCTCCGACCGGCCGCTCGTCCGGACCGCCGTACTGGTCCCCGGCGAGACCCTGCTCCTCGTCACGGACGGGGTGACCGAGGCCCGCGACGCCGACGGAGCGTTCTTCCCGCTCCTCGACCGGGTGACGCGCGCCCTGACCGAGGACGCGCGCACCGTCGAGCCGCAGCGCCTCGTCGAACTCGTCCGCGACGGCACACTGCGGCACTGCGGCGGGCGGCTGGCCGACGACACCACGATCTTCGCGGTACGACGACCGGGGGACCCCAGGCCGGTGCTGTCGCCGAACGTGGTCCCGGAGGGCACGGGCGGGGGCACAACCCAGCCATAG